One Helianthus annuus cultivar XRQ/B chromosome 7, HanXRQr2.0-SUNRISE, whole genome shotgun sequence genomic region harbors:
- the LOC110869329 gene encoding uncharacterized protein LOC110869329, with the protein MIGSELITSKTDGSFKSWDSSFDLVNVLKHEIRDAQLSFRGKKVLELGCGYGLSGIFACLKGASVVHFQDSNAENIRTTTIPNVMANLQQARDRQIQQPESSLTPSRQFISPVVNFYAGEWEELATVLSVIESDLQELPKTTNVSFTEEDFIDGCSSQDGSIMGRENSSRRSTKLSGSRVWERASETDQGEGGYDIILMTDVPYSASSLKKLYALIKKILKRMTGSRPEGLDDRQPAMVEGGGG; encoded by the exons ATGATAGGATCAGAACTGATCACATCAAAAACCGATG GATCTTTTAAATCATGGGATAGCTCATTTGATCTTGTGAATGTCCTTAAACATGAGATTCGGGATGCACAATTAAGTTTTAGAGGCAAAAAAGTGCTCGAG CTTGGCTGCGGATACGGGCTTTCGGGAATCTTCGCTTGCTTGAAG GGAGCTTCAGTTGTACACTTTCAAGATTCAAATGCCGAAAACATAAGAACCACGACAATCCCAAACGTTATGGCAAATTTACAGCAGGCGCGTGACAGACAAATTCAACAGCCCGAAAGTTCACTTACTCCATCGCGACAATTTATTTCTCCCGTGGTTAACTTTTACGCTGGAGAATGGGAAGAACTTGCGACAGTTTTATCTGTTATAGAAAGTGATTTACAAGAATTACCGAAAACAACAAACGTTAGTTTCACAGAAGAGGATTTCATAGATGGATGTAGTAGTCAAGACGGTAGTATAATGGGACGAGAAAATTCTTCAAGGCGGTCAACAAAGCTTTCGGGAAGCAGAGTTTGGGAGCGGGCTAGTGAAACGGATCAAGGAGAAGGTGGATACGATATTATTTTGATGACTGACGTTCCGTATTCTGCATCTTCTTTGAAAAAGCTGTATGCTTTAAttaaaaag ATTCTTAAAAGGATGACCGGCAGCCGGCCAGAGGGACTGGATGACCGGCAGCCGgcgatggtggagggtggaggagggtga
- the LOC110867577 gene encoding uncharacterized protein LOC110867577: MDLKFIASHNQVAYLAPPPVKHKELYTSLIKGLNTCRIAHALRDNPVVYESLIRDFWKTAKVEIVEGKGAIAAEIDGTTIIVTEQGIREVLQFNDQEADPIELAAGVIEAILPRLSYEGRFPPLVKKFVHPYWRLLLHTFLLCMTENRGGTDQLNTTQTAALICVITNEPFNYSRYVLEAMKRNAIGLRKDKFLMYPRFVQMILNARYPELKRSGNTLELKPMGPSCFGALTTKKGTEKKFEGLIALEKFGQFAETEEVAVNPVRALAVPARAIVAEEHDIQQRDENEPEPERITINSDDEGVEITCDSDDDNIELPPEANAETVSTVTPVISAENLALLLKKVTDTMGNPPTNLSVSTEEPEESPRDSDDIPLKRKRRDPRPGMFIEQRKDQSVAVADDAEGLYNFDFERNVDDTTTTITTDNIFEFDAGTQGDDTVMANAEAQNEVVPNIEVQTEAVSSVETRTEAGPSGAVGAGSSGTIHEEPGSSSGKRPVEPLRMPFDSDSSDDDEFISMREMKKRLVVLEQDSIHKDAKIIQLEDIIVKKDQQIEQLQGDVGLLFNIVYDMRGKLEKKFGQEFSDPTDVENRKKAFEKDNAEKAAAMEKYFERVTDPEAEKAKAERLKKKREFVILKNKNANPDDEDAHATHHLMDVGETLYDKKGNRSGVVSWGYDHDRKRWWIKRKVGPVEWYKRSGQFQSFTKVDLTDLINKPYVDDKPNGPGYMFFERLKREVAKGFPSMRTADTTVKPAKGIRDPYTNKRMKIVHWPATDKEKTIPLVRKIPKGALKTMHFWAYNERLGQAVIVCDGDESYCLVDQIDLLNLAPEDLAVLASNQIRATEKYEEIAKGWTSAVASVMHIHRKGFGGYKDNMSGGHQGS, encoded by the coding sequence ATGGACCTCAAGTTTATTGCTTCTCACAATCAAGTTGCGTATTTGGCACCCCCACCTGTAAAGCACAAGGAGTTGTACACGTCTTTGATTAAAGGCTTGAATACATGCCGCATTGCTCACGCTCTTCGAGACAATCCGGTAGTGTATGAAAGTCTTATCCGAGACTTCTGGAAGACTGCGAAGGTGGAAATAGTTGAAGGCAAAGGAGCGATAGCTGCTGAAATTGACGGAACAACGATTATTGTGACAGAGCAGGGTATCAGGGAGGTGTTGCAGTTTAATGATCAAGAAGCGGATCCAATCGAGCTTGCTGCTGGGGTAATTGAAGCTATCTTGCCACGTCTAAGCTATGAAGGGAGATTTCCGCCCCTGGTCAAGAAGTTTGTTCATCCATATTGGCGCTTATTATTGCACACGTTCCTATTGTGCATGACTGAGAACCGAGGAGGAACTGATCAACTAAACACAACACAAACGGCTGCATTGATCTGCGTAATTACAAATGAGCCGTTCAATTATTCGCGATATGTCTTAGAAGCAATGAAGAGGAATGCTATCGGGCTTAGAAAGGATAAGTTTCTGATGTATCCTAGGTTTGTACAAATGATTCTGAATGCTCGATATCCAGAATTGAAGAGATCGGGCAACACACTGGAATTAAAGCCCATGGGTCCTTCTTGTTTTGGAGCACTTACAACAAAGAAAGGAACAGAAAAGAAGTTTGAAGGTTTGATTGCTTTGGAGAAGTTCGGTCAGTTTGCTGAGACTGAAGAAGTTGCTGTGAATCCAGTCAGGGCACTAGCCGTACCAGCACGTGCCATAGTAGCTGAAGAGCATGACATCCAGCAAAGAGATGAAAATGAGCCTGAGCCAGAGCGTATCACCAtcaactctgacgatgaaggtgttgagattacgtgtgattctgatgatgataacATAGAGCTTCCTCCTGAAGCTAATGCTGAAACCGTTTCTACTGTTACTCCAGTGATTTCTGCTGAGAACTTGGCTCTGTTGTTAAAGAAAGTGACTGACACGATGGGTAATCCTCCTACTAATCTGTCAGTGTCTACTGAAGAGCCTGAAGAAAGCCCAAGGGATTCTGATGATATTCCACTAAAAAGGAAAAGACGGGATCCGAGACCTGGAATGTTTATTGAACAAAGGAAAGATCAATCTGTTGCTGTTGCTGATGATGCTGAAGGTTTATACAATTTTGATTTCGAAAGAAATGTTGATGACACCACTACCACGATCACTACAGACAACATCTTTGAGTTTGATGCTGGAACTCAAGGTGATGATACAGTTATGGCAAATGCTGAAGCTCAAAATGAAGTAGTGCCTAATATTGAAGTTCAAACTGAAGCTGTATCTAGTGTTGAGACTCGTACTGAAGCTGGGCCCTCTGGAGCTGTTGGTGCTGGATCTTCCGGTACTATTCATGAAGAACCGGGCAGCTCTAGTGGTAAACGACCTGTTGAACCACTCAGAATGCCTTTTGACAGTGATTCAAGCGATGATGATGAGTTCATAAGTATGAGGGAAATGAAGAAGCGTTTGGTTGTGCTCGAACAAGATTCCATACATAAAGATGCTAAGATCATACAGCTTGAAGACATTATTGTGAAGAAGGATCAACAAATTGAACAACTACAGGGAGATGTTGGCCTGTTATTCAATATTGTTTATGATATGCGAGGCAAACTTGAGAAGAAGTTTGGTCAAGAGTTTTCTGATCCCACCGATGTAGAGAACAGAAAGAAAGCTTTCGAGAAGGATAATGCTGAAAAGGCTGCTGCTATGGAAAAGTACTTTGAACGggttactgatccagaagcagaaAAAGCGAAAGCTGAAAggttgaagaagaagagagagtttGTGATTCTGAAAAACAAGAATGCTAATCCTGACGATGAAGATGCGCATGCTACACATCATTTGATGGATGTGGGTGAAACTCTCTATGACAAAAAAGGGAATAGATCTGGTGTAGTTAGCTGGGGGTATGATCACGATCGTAAACGATGGTGGATTAAGAGGAAGGTTGGACCAGTCGAATGGTACAAGCGATCAGGGCAATTTCAGTCATTCACTAAGGTTGATTTGACAGATCTGATAAataaaccttatgtggatgataagcctaaTGGTCCTGGTTATATGTTCTTCGAGAGATTGAAAAGGGAAGTGGCAAAAGGCTTTCCTTCGATGCGTACAGCAGATACCACAGTTAAACCAGCAAAAGGGATCAGGGATCCATACACCAACAAGCGGATGAAGATAGTACACTGGCCCGCTACTGATAAAGAAAAGACTATTCCGTTGGTAAGGAAGATTCCGAAAGGGGCGTTGAAGACGATGCACTTCTGGGCATATAATGAAAGACTTGGTCAAGCTGTGATCGTTTGTGATGGAGATGAAAGTTACTGTCTGGTGGATCAGATTGATTTATTGAATCTTGCACCTGAAGATCTTGCAGTACTGGCAAGCAACCAAATCCGAGCCACcgaaaaatatgaagaaattgctaaaGGGTGGACGTCTGCTGTAGCCTCTGTGATGCATATTCACAGGAAGGGATTTGGTGGATACAAGGATAACATGAGTGGTGGTCATCAAGGAAGCTGA